The proteins below come from a single Acidobacteriota bacterium genomic window:
- a CDS encoding bifunctional rhamnulose-1-phosphate aldolase/short-chain dehydrogenase translates to MKVQEKLQFLEDRWDEQIERKLSDAELLRYRSNLLGSDLRITNFGGGNTSSKINERDPLDGSERKILWIKGSGGDVGSITLSGFATLYLDKVLALAEHYRGVAWEDEMVELYPLCMFGQNTVAASIDTPLHAFLPFSHIDHLHPDWGIALAAAANGRYKMDEFNRRFDHKLVWLPWQRPGFELAMMLRAAVNDNPRCDGIVLGGHGLFTWGETQRECYMNTLTMIDQLGQFVQEHVEKKGNAIFGGARHNILNSPRELAVDLFPFLRGRVSSQQRMIGNFNDRPEVLNFVNSHDAESLAHLGTSCPDHFIRTKIRPLFVPWTPSTDFRGLREQIDVALRGYREEYEQYYRSFARKESPAIRSSDPTVVLIPGIGMFSFGKTKTEARITGEFYTNAIHVMEGATALGDGSKVNPLPQAGPAAKTGAFCTYSNYVALPAVEAFGIEYWQLEEAKIRRQPAEKELSRRVALVVGGASGIGRATAELAASRGAHVVVADRDEQGGQATCELAQKASTKESAAAISIDISDRSAIRRGLRAAIATFGGIDIIINTAAIFPASASGQIVDEQWTRTLDLNVTGNHRLVDEAAQVFRDQELDGSVVLTSSANSVVAKRGSEAYDVSKAALSHLVRELAVSLAPKVRVNGINPATVVKGSTMFPRDRVIASLTKYSIPFSADASDEDLRNLVAKFYAQRTLTHTPIGPEDCARAILFLAGPQSQCTTGHLIPVDGGLTDAFLR, encoded by the coding sequence GTGAAAGTACAAGAAAAGCTGCAATTTTTAGAGGACCGTTGGGACGAACAGATTGAACGCAAGTTGAGCGACGCGGAACTGCTCCGGTATCGTTCCAATCTCCTTGGCTCCGATCTCCGCATTACAAATTTCGGCGGTGGCAATACCAGCTCAAAAATAAACGAGCGAGATCCGCTCGACGGCTCCGAACGCAAGATTCTGTGGATCAAGGGTAGTGGAGGCGACGTCGGCAGTATCACCCTGTCGGGTTTCGCTACGCTGTATTTAGACAAGGTACTTGCGCTTGCCGAGCACTATCGCGGAGTCGCCTGGGAAGATGAAATGGTGGAGTTGTATCCACTATGCATGTTCGGACAGAACACTGTAGCTGCTTCGATAGACACTCCATTGCATGCCTTCCTGCCCTTCTCTCATATAGATCATCTCCATCCTGATTGGGGCATCGCGCTCGCAGCGGCCGCCAACGGCCGCTACAAGATGGATGAATTCAATCGCCGATTCGACCACAAGCTGGTCTGGCTTCCATGGCAGCGACCCGGCTTTGAGCTCGCGATGATGTTACGCGCGGCGGTAAATGACAATCCCCGCTGCGACGGAATTGTGCTTGGCGGTCATGGTCTCTTCACCTGGGGTGAAACTCAGCGCGAATGCTACATGAACACTTTGACGATGATCGATCAGCTCGGTCAGTTTGTCCAAGAGCACGTCGAGAAAAAAGGAAACGCTATTTTCGGCGGGGCGCGGCACAACATCTTGAACAGCCCTCGTGAGCTTGCTGTCGATCTCTTCCCATTTTTGCGTGGGAGAGTGTCTAGCCAGCAACGCATGATTGGTAACTTCAACGATCGCCCCGAGGTGCTCAACTTTGTAAACTCCCACGATGCTGAGTCGCTCGCCCACCTTGGCACGAGCTGCCCAGATCATTTCATTCGGACAAAAATCCGTCCCTTGTTTGTGCCTTGGACGCCGTCTACTGATTTTCGCGGACTCCGAGAGCAAATTGATGTGGCCCTGAGAGGGTATCGCGAGGAATACGAGCAGTACTATCGTAGTTTTGCCCGCAAGGAATCTCCTGCAATACGGAGCTCCGATCCCACTGTAGTGCTCATTCCTGGAATAGGAATGTTTAGTTTTGGGAAAACCAAGACTGAAGCTCGAATCACAGGTGAGTTTTACACCAATGCGATCCATGTCATGGAAGGCGCCACTGCCTTAGGCGACGGCAGCAAGGTCAATCCTCTGCCTCAGGCCGGGCCAGCCGCGAAGACAGGGGCCTTCTGCACCTATTCCAACTATGTTGCGCTGCCAGCCGTTGAGGCTTTCGGTATCGAATATTGGCAGCTCGAGGAAGCGAAGATTCGTCGCCAGCCTGCCGAAAAGGAGCTGAGCAGGCGAGTCGCGCTGGTCGTCGGCGGAGCCAGCGGAATCGGTCGCGCCACGGCTGAACTGGCCGCGAGCAGAGGCGCACACGTCGTCGTCGCGGATCGTGACGAGCAAGGGGGACAGGCTACCTGCGAATTAGCACAAAAGGCGAGCACGAAAGAGAGCGCTGCTGCAATCAGTATCGACATTAGTGATCGAAGCGCAATACGTCGAGGGCTGCGTGCCGCAATCGCTACATTCGGCGGCATAGACATCATCATCAACACTGCAGCGATCTTCCCTGCTTCCGCAAGCGGACAAATTGTCGACGAGCAGTGGACAAGAACGCTCGACTTAAACGTGACCGGCAACCATCGACTTGTCGATGAAGCCGCTCAAGTGTTTCGCGACCAAGAGCTCGATGGTTCCGTCGTGCTGACCAGCTCCGCAAATTCGGTCGTTGCAAAGCGTGGAAGTGAGGCTTACGACGTCAGCAAGGCTGCTCTGAGTCACTTGGTGCGTGAACTGGCTGTTTCTCTTGCGCCAAAGGTGCGGGTGAACGGAATTAATCCCGCGACCGTGGTCAAAGGATCAACCATGTTTCCCAGAGATCGTGTGATCGCATCTCTGACGAAATATTCCATTCCGTTCTCGGCGGACGCCTCAGACGAGGATCTCCGAAATCTCGTTGCGAAGTTTTATGCGCAGCGCACTCTCACTCATACGCCGATAGGACCGGAGGACTGTGCTCGAGCAATCCTCTTTCTGGCGGGACCACAGTCCCAATGCACCACGGGGCATCTTATTCCCGTGGATGGAGGTTTGACTGACGCTTTCTTGCGCTGA
- a CDS encoding rhamnosidase produces MGFAVCFLALSILAAAAVDKPTGLLCDSLVTPLGVDDIKPLLSWQLQDDRFGAKQTSYQIQTASQVSLLTSDKPDIWDSGRVRSDQSVGIEYGGPALQPSKRYFWRVKIWDKDGRLYPVSDVSWWETGLLDSKNWRAKWIGYEQDEHRALREANAIWVTNPGSDDYKDSGDTHHNFRFVVDAPAGFRHANLYVTGEDTAAAWINGRPVLEARPLPAWNQAPWKTYIKVEVDSALRAGNNLLAIDVIHYARKDQPSNANSRVPMNAVLCVELSDGIFRTFKTGDTGWKATLNASGNWFAPDFDDSSWAPAVQYVAPRSGFESGDLGHPWPTEPVKYLRHSFTVQKPIRSARLYVTALGAYEVHLNGSRVSDQILAPGWMDFRQHVPYQAYDVTSQLKSGQNAIGAYLAPGWYTTPLQWFRQGYNYGDTPEALKAQLRIEHSDGSIDWVITDESWRADISPITFAEIYDGETYDARRVHRGWDTASFSDSRWHAAQLIAPKEPAIIWQYFQPIRVEKTIAARSITNPQPGVYVFDFGQNLSGVPHLRVQGPAGTDVQLRFAEVLNPDGTLYVENLRTAKATDHFILAGNGIEEYQPRFTFHGFRYAEVTGLPSKPGLDAIQAVVIHTDAPFTAELRTSNDMLNKLWSNILWGQRSNFVGVPTDCPQRDERLGWSADAQVFWRAASYNMNLTEFSKKYSADLRGTQIGTPMYGIFAPGTLTPNPGHGTGWSDAGVIIPWTGWIQYGNKRTIEQNWEGMEKYLAAIQTDNPDFLWKKNYGIPFGDWLSPEGPTPEDLIATAYWAYDVSLMRQMAHAAGKTDDEHRYAALFEKIKEAFNKAYVRSDGFVGGVAPPPVFASGTARKLSDQPIDTQTSYVLSLYMNLLPNDLRSVSAKRLVDKIQANGWRLNTGFLGTPYLLEVLADTGYSDVAYRLLLNTENPSWGYLVEHGATTMWERWNGDQMRGDPSMNSYNHYAYGAVAEWIYRYAAGVDTSPVDPGFRTVILRPLVPRFKALDFSYQSPYGKIHSEWTLSGKKASWTVTIPPNSRAWLLVSADGANSFSVDGQPLTQSPKARRLEDREGQGYELPAGTYSFSTKNVLK; encoded by the coding sequence TTGGGTTTTGCTGTCTGCTTTCTTGCTTTGTCGATTCTTGCGGCCGCAGCAGTGGACAAGCCGACTGGACTACTGTGCGACTCCTTAGTCACTCCTCTCGGCGTCGACGATATCAAGCCGCTACTTTCGTGGCAGTTGCAGGACGATCGTTTTGGCGCAAAACAAACCTCATACCAAATCCAGACTGCGAGTCAAGTTTCACTTCTCACATCAGATAAGCCAGACATTTGGGACAGTGGACGCGTGCGGTCCGATCAATCAGTCGGCATAGAGTATGGCGGTCCAGCGCTGCAGCCTAGCAAGCGCTATTTCTGGCGCGTAAAGATTTGGGATAAGGATGGAAGACTCTACCCAGTGAGCGATGTCAGCTGGTGGGAAACCGGTCTTCTCGATTCGAAGAACTGGCGCGCCAAATGGATCGGATACGAACAAGATGAGCACCGGGCGTTACGAGAAGCGAATGCCATATGGGTAACCAATCCTGGAAGTGATGATTACAAAGACAGTGGTGATACGCACCATAACTTCCGATTCGTCGTTGATGCTCCAGCAGGTTTTCGCCACGCCAACCTTTACGTGACTGGCGAAGATACAGCCGCGGCTTGGATAAACGGGAGACCGGTTCTTGAAGCAAGACCACTGCCGGCGTGGAATCAAGCTCCGTGGAAGACATATATAAAGGTTGAGGTCGATTCAGCACTGCGTGCCGGAAATAACTTGCTAGCTATTGATGTAATCCACTATGCGAGGAAAGACCAGCCGTCGAATGCGAATAGCCGCGTTCCCATGAACGCCGTTCTTTGCGTTGAGTTAAGCGATGGCATCTTCCGCACATTCAAGACTGGCGACACAGGCTGGAAAGCGACTCTAAACGCTAGTGGCAATTGGTTCGCTCCGGATTTCGATGACAGTTCTTGGGCCCCCGCGGTGCAGTATGTTGCCCCTCGGAGTGGGTTTGAGAGTGGCGACCTCGGTCACCCTTGGCCGACGGAACCAGTCAAGTACTTACGACACTCCTTCACGGTGCAGAAGCCTATCCGCTCAGCGCGGCTTTACGTAACCGCGTTGGGCGCCTACGAGGTGCACTTAAACGGATCGCGCGTAAGCGACCAGATCCTTGCGCCTGGATGGATGGACTTCAGACAACACGTCCCATATCAGGCTTACGACGTTACTTCTCAATTGAAATCCGGACAGAATGCCATCGGAGCCTATCTTGCGCCGGGATGGTATACGACTCCTTTGCAGTGGTTTAGGCAAGGGTACAACTACGGGGACACGCCAGAGGCCCTTAAAGCGCAACTTAGAATCGAGCATTCTGATGGTTCCATCGATTGGGTGATCACCGACGAATCATGGCGAGCCGACATCTCTCCCATCACCTTCGCTGAGATTTACGACGGCGAAACATACGATGCGCGACGAGTTCACCGAGGATGGGACACTGCATCATTCTCAGACTCGCGCTGGCATGCTGCCCAACTGATTGCTCCAAAGGAGCCTGCCATTATTTGGCAGTATTTTCAGCCAATCCGTGTTGAGAAAACGATCGCGGCTAGATCAATAACCAACCCCCAACCGGGAGTGTACGTCTTTGACTTTGGTCAAAATCTATCTGGTGTCCCCCATCTTCGAGTGCAAGGGCCTGCAGGCACGGACGTACAACTTCGGTTTGCTGAAGTACTGAACCCGGACGGTACGTTGTACGTCGAGAATCTGCGTACAGCGAAGGCAACCGATCACTTTATCTTGGCCGGAAACGGTATCGAGGAATATCAGCCGCGCTTTACCTTTCACGGCTTCAGATATGCCGAGGTCACAGGACTTCCTTCCAAACCTGGGCTAGACGCAATTCAAGCAGTGGTCATCCATACCGATGCGCCCTTCACCGCAGAATTGCGAACCAGCAATGACATGCTGAATAAGCTCTGGAGCAACATCCTTTGGGGACAGCGCTCAAACTTCGTAGGTGTCCCGACCGATTGCCCGCAGAGAGATGAGCGTCTTGGATGGTCCGCCGATGCCCAAGTGTTTTGGAGGGCTGCGTCCTACAACATGAATCTCACGGAGTTCTCGAAGAAGTACTCCGCCGACTTGCGTGGTACCCAGATTGGCACTCCGATGTATGGCATCTTCGCACCCGGGACACTAACGCCGAATCCAGGACACGGTACAGGCTGGAGCGATGCCGGAGTAATCATTCCCTGGACGGGATGGATACAGTACGGCAATAAGAGGACCATAGAACAGAACTGGGAAGGCATGGAGAAGTATCTGGCTGCGATCCAGACGGACAATCCTGACTTTCTGTGGAAGAAGAACTATGGCATTCCATTCGGAGATTGGCTCTCTCCTGAAGGTCCGACTCCTGAAGACCTCATCGCGACTGCTTACTGGGCTTATGACGTAAGCCTGATGCGGCAGATGGCCCACGCAGCCGGTAAAACTGACGACGAGCACAGGTATGCTGCTCTGTTCGAGAAAATCAAAGAAGCTTTCAATAAAGCTTACGTTCGCTCCGATGGGTTCGTAGGAGGCGTTGCGCCACCACCTGTCTTCGCTTCGGGAACTGCAAGGAAACTGAGCGATCAGCCGATCGATACGCAAACCAGCTACGTCCTTTCGCTGTACATGAACCTGCTACCCAACGACTTGAGATCGGTGTCGGCAAAGAGGCTGGTGGATAAAATCCAAGCGAACGGATGGCGTCTCAACACAGGTTTCCTCGGGACTCCTTATCTCCTCGAGGTGTTAGCGGATACCGGGTACTCCGATGTCGCCTATCGCCTTCTTCTTAACACCGAGAATCCCTCTTGGGGTTACCTTGTCGAGCATGGCGCAACCACCATGTGGGAACGATGGAATGGAGATCAGATGCGTGGGGACCCAAGCATGAACTCCTATAACCATTACGCATATGGAGCAGTCGCCGAATGGATTTATCGCTATGCTGCAGGAGTCGACACATCTCCAGTAGATCCTGGATTTCGGACCGTCATCCTTCGCCCACTCGTTCCGCGGTTTAAGGCCTTGGATTTTTCGTATCAATCACCATACGGAAAGATCCACTCCGAATGGACGCTCTCTGGGAAGAAGGCATCGTGGACGGTTACTATCCCGCCCAATAGCAGAGCCTGGTTACTTGTATCTGCAGACGGGGCAAACTCATTTTCGGTCGACGGACAGCCATTGACCCAGAGCCCGAAGGCGCGGCGTTTAGAGGATCGCGAGGGACAGGGCTACGAACTTCCGGCGGGCACCTATTCTTTCAGCACTAAGAACGTATTGAAGTAA
- a CDS encoding glycoside hydrolase, with protein MFLVTAFTCFSTFGLSQAQPAQDQLKAGFQHPPTSARPRVWWHWMNGNIAKEGIKLDLEWMHRVGIAGYQNFDAALQTPQVVDKRLAYMTPEWKEAFKYAIKLGDQLGMEMAIAGSPGWSETGGPWVPAAHGMKKYVWSESLVDGGRPFTGKLRHPPTKTGAFQDIGVREQFNRPAPNLPEFYADAVVVAFRIPRTSSDENAAQPKITSSGEGLDAAMLSDGDLENTTKVPVPDSGSVSWIQFEYASPHSVQAVTYVTRDPGFVEALMYGMAAPEKTLEASDDGQNFRKVVALGGGRAPEHTVSFVPVSAKFFRVTFKRSPPPPRPAWAEGVDPTSFGIGAPARPTSYEVAELILHSDPRVNQFEEKAAFVPAVDMYEHATPPIDPSTAIKKPDVIDLTAKMQPDGTLDWTPPHGKWLVLRIGYSLLGITNHPATPEATGLEVDKLDRRFVKDYFEKYLDSYKETVGADEMGKKGIQYVINDSWEAGSQNWTDNMLSQFKKLRGYDAIPWLPVLTGRIVESAEQSDRFLWDFRKTIADLVANEHYAQLEETLHERGMRHYGESHESGRAFVADGMEVKKLNEVPMSAMWTQRPGVNNVQYGYNADDRESASVAHIYGQNIAAAESLTAAAAPWGWSPATLKPTADQESLNGINRFVIHESAHQPLVGKAPGLTLGPFGQWFNRNETWAEQAGPWIDYLARSSYMLQQGHFGADLVYFYGEDSNLTAIFQHKSPEIPRGYGFDYINADALIHELSVANGRIVTKSGMEYRVLGLDPFSRHMSLPVLRAIHALVENGAVVAGPKPTDDPSLADDQSEFEKLASQLFGDGTSVHKVGKGTVYAGQNLSEVFAALNLKPDFDYSKGNDSNLEFVHRKLRGGDIYFVDNRSDHDAALDARFRVTGKRPELWRAETGTTESASFTIANGVTTIPLHLEPWGTSFVVFRQPTTQTSRTIEQDSETKLVTVNGPWKLTFQTGRGAPDAITVNELFDWSQSSDAGVKYFSGSGTYTKTVQAPPNWFKKGSQLWLDLGEVKNLAVVTVNGKELGQTWHAPYRVDVTSALKPGANEITIRVVNAWVNRLIGDEQPGATKLTFADVKPYKASSPLLPSGLLGPVTVIRAEMQ; from the coding sequence TTGTTTCTGGTCACCGCGTTTACATGCTTTAGCACATTCGGGCTTTCGCAGGCTCAACCTGCTCAGGATCAGCTAAAGGCTGGCTTCCAGCACCCTCCCACATCAGCTAGGCCCCGAGTCTGGTGGCATTGGATGAACGGTAACATCGCGAAAGAAGGCATCAAGCTCGACCTCGAATGGATGCATCGCGTCGGAATTGCGGGCTACCAGAATTTTGATGCAGCCCTTCAGACACCGCAAGTCGTCGACAAGCGTCTGGCATACATGACACCTGAGTGGAAGGAGGCGTTCAAATACGCCATCAAACTTGGCGATCAGCTTGGCATGGAGATGGCTATTGCCGGCTCGCCAGGGTGGAGCGAAACCGGTGGACCATGGGTGCCTGCAGCTCACGGGATGAAGAAGTATGTCTGGAGCGAATCCCTGGTCGATGGTGGACGACCTTTTACGGGAAAGCTCCGTCATCCTCCAACGAAGACTGGCGCATTTCAAGACATCGGAGTACGCGAGCAGTTTAACCGGCCCGCACCGAACCTACCGGAATTTTATGCAGATGCTGTCGTTGTAGCCTTCCGCATTCCACGAACTTCTTCGGACGAAAACGCAGCGCAGCCGAAAATCACCTCCAGCGGTGAAGGACTCGATGCTGCGATGCTAAGCGACGGGGATTTGGAAAACACAACAAAAGTCCCAGTTCCCGATTCGGGTTCCGTCTCCTGGATCCAGTTTGAATATGCTTCTCCACATAGTGTGCAAGCAGTCACGTATGTGACAAGAGATCCGGGGTTCGTTGAAGCGCTCATGTACGGAATGGCTGCTCCGGAGAAGACTCTGGAAGCCAGTGATGACGGACAGAATTTCCGGAAGGTCGTTGCTCTTGGTGGAGGCAGAGCGCCTGAACACACGGTCTCCTTTGTCCCGGTAAGCGCAAAGTTTTTCCGCGTGACTTTTAAACGCAGTCCGCCTCCTCCGAGGCCGGCGTGGGCGGAGGGAGTCGATCCCACATCGTTCGGAATCGGAGCGCCTGCCCGACCTACGTCTTACGAAGTCGCAGAGCTTATTCTGCATTCCGATCCGCGAGTAAATCAGTTTGAGGAGAAAGCAGCGTTTGTTCCAGCCGTCGATATGTACGAACACGCAACTCCGCCGATCGATCCTTCAACCGCGATCAAGAAGCCTGACGTAATCGATCTTACGGCTAAGATGCAGCCGGACGGCACACTCGATTGGACGCCACCCCACGGAAAGTGGCTAGTTCTGCGTATCGGGTATTCCCTGCTTGGCATAACGAATCACCCTGCTACTCCTGAAGCCACCGGACTCGAAGTCGACAAGCTCGATCGGCGCTTTGTTAAGGATTACTTCGAAAAGTACCTCGACAGCTACAAAGAAACAGTCGGCGCAGATGAGATGGGAAAGAAAGGCATCCAGTATGTCATCAACGACAGTTGGGAAGCCGGATCGCAAAACTGGACTGACAACATGCTCTCCCAGTTCAAAAAGCTGCGTGGCTACGACGCTATTCCCTGGCTCCCTGTGTTGACAGGCCGCATCGTGGAAAGTGCTGAGCAGAGCGATCGTTTTCTGTGGGACTTCCGCAAGACTATCGCTGATCTTGTTGCCAACGAGCACTATGCTCAGTTGGAAGAAACCCTCCACGAGCGCGGAATGCGGCATTACGGGGAATCACATGAATCCGGACGCGCATTCGTCGCCGATGGGATGGAAGTGAAGAAGCTTAACGAAGTGCCTATGAGCGCGATGTGGACGCAAAGGCCCGGCGTCAACAACGTGCAGTACGGCTACAACGCGGACGATCGAGAATCGGCTTCTGTAGCGCACATCTACGGACAAAACATCGCGGCAGCCGAATCGTTGACTGCAGCGGCCGCGCCGTGGGGTTGGTCGCCAGCAACCCTGAAGCCGACCGCCGATCAGGAATCGCTCAATGGAATCAACCGTTTCGTAATCCATGAATCGGCACATCAACCGTTGGTGGGGAAAGCACCTGGACTGACGCTCGGGCCCTTCGGACAGTGGTTCAACCGGAATGAGACGTGGGCGGAGCAGGCAGGGCCATGGATTGACTACTTGGCACGGTCGAGCTACATGCTCCAGCAAGGACACTTCGGCGCCGACCTTGTCTATTTTTACGGAGAAGATTCAAATCTGACGGCAATCTTCCAGCATAAGTCTCCGGAAATTCCACGCGGATATGGCTTCGATTACATCAATGCAGACGCATTAATTCACGAGTTGAGTGTCGCGAATGGTCGAATCGTTACAAAAAGCGGCATGGAATACAGGGTGCTCGGGCTTGATCCTTTCAGTCGGCACATGTCGCTTCCTGTTCTGCGCGCGATTCATGCGCTGGTGGAGAACGGTGCTGTAGTCGCGGGACCGAAGCCTACTGACGATCCCAGTCTCGCGGATGATCAGTCTGAATTCGAGAAGCTTGCATCGCAGTTATTCGGCGATGGAACCAGTGTGCACAAGGTAGGCAAAGGCACCGTTTACGCTGGACAGAACCTGAGCGAAGTTTTCGCCGCACTGAATCTCAAGCCTGACTTCGATTATTCAAAAGGAAATGATTCCAATTTGGAATTCGTCCATCGAAAACTCAGAGGCGGCGACATCTACTTCGTCGACAACCGCAGCGATCACGATGCCGCGCTCGACGCCAGATTTCGTGTGACAGGCAAACGGCCGGAGCTGTGGCGTGCGGAGACCGGCACCACCGAATCAGCGTCGTTCACAATAGCGAACGGTGTTACGACCATTCCCCTTCATCTGGAGCCATGGGGCACTTCCTTCGTAGTGTTTCGCCAGCCCACCACTCAGACGTCACGTACGATCGAGCAGGATAGTGAAACAAAGTTGGTCACAGTAAACGGTCCGTGGAAACTTACGTTTCAGACCGGACGCGGCGCTCCAGACGCGATCACCGTGAATGAGCTCTTCGATTGGAGTCAGAGTAGCGATGCAGGCGTGAAGTACTTTTCTGGGAGCGGAACGTACACGAAGACAGTTCAAGCACCGCCTAACTGGTTTAAAAAAGGATCACAGTTGTGGCTCGATTTGGGCGAAGTCAAAAACCTGGCTGTCGTCACCGTGAATGGAAAGGAACTCGGGCAAACTTGGCACGCACCATATCGCGTGGATGTCACCTCCGCTCTGAAGCCGGGTGCAAACGAGATCACAATCAGAGTAGTTAATGCCTGGGTCAACCGGCTAATTGGCGATGAACAGCCGGGAGCCACAAAGCTGACGTTCGCCGACGTTAAGCCTTACAAAGCGAGCTCACCATTGCTGCCTTCTGGTTTGCTTGGTCCGGTCACAGTTATCCGCGCTGAAATGCAATAA
- a CDS encoding arabinose isomerase yields the protein MPRPEVTRDLRVGLFGIGLDTYWPQFAGLEARLRGYTERVAERLKWPGLQVVNLGLVDNSEKALAAGHEFRKADVDLIFLHVTTYALSSTVLSVVRRAKVPVIILNLSPGPAIDYERFNSLGDRTKMTGEWLAYCQACPVPEIANVFKRSRIPFFQVTGMLEDDPAAWKEIEGWIDAARVANIMEHNRLGVMGHYYGGMLDIYSDLTQQCASFGGHIQMLEVDEVAALRRDVTAAEAANRCREFTDVFDVQPDCSPEELERAARTSVALDKLVSNHRLGSLAYYYQGTGNPENENAISSIVLGTSLLTARGIPVAGEYEIKNVQAMKIMDSFHAGGSFSEYYATDFNDDVVLLGHDGPGHIAIAQGKIKVRPLTTYHGKVGRGLSVEMSVKHGPVTLLSVVETGEGTIKLLVAEAESVPGPILEIGNTNSRYRFALGARRFINDWNSHGPAHHCAIGVGHIAAKLRKLAQLLDLQFVQVC from the coding sequence ATGCCGAGACCTGAAGTCACCCGAGACCTGAGAGTCGGACTATTCGGGATTGGGCTCGATACATACTGGCCCCAGTTTGCGGGATTGGAGGCCCGGCTGCGCGGCTACACCGAGCGCGTCGCGGAACGTCTCAAGTGGCCGGGCCTGCAAGTCGTTAATCTTGGATTAGTCGATAATTCCGAAAAGGCACTGGCTGCAGGACACGAGTTCCGTAAAGCGGACGTCGATCTCATTTTCCTGCACGTAACCACTTATGCTCTCTCGTCCACGGTGCTTTCCGTGGTGAGACGCGCAAAGGTTCCGGTAATCATCCTGAATTTGTCGCCTGGCCCTGCGATTGATTACGAGCGCTTCAACAGCTTGGGTGATCGAACCAAAATGACCGGAGAGTGGTTAGCCTATTGTCAGGCGTGCCCTGTGCCTGAGATCGCGAATGTCTTCAAGCGGTCGCGCATCCCATTTTTTCAGGTTACGGGAATGCTTGAGGACGATCCTGCCGCGTGGAAGGAGATCGAGGGATGGATTGACGCAGCTCGCGTTGCAAACATCATGGAGCATAACCGTCTCGGCGTGATGGGCCATTATTACGGAGGAATGCTCGACATCTATTCCGACCTGACGCAGCAATGCGCAAGCTTCGGCGGGCACATCCAAATGCTTGAAGTTGACGAAGTCGCAGCATTACGGCGCGACGTGACAGCGGCCGAAGCCGCAAACCGGTGCAGAGAATTTACGGACGTTTTTGATGTGCAGCCCGATTGCTCCCCGGAAGAACTCGAACGCGCTGCCCGCACCTCGGTAGCCCTCGACAAACTAGTATCCAACCACCGTCTTGGATCGCTTGCCTACTACTATCAGGGCACAGGGAATCCAGAGAACGAAAATGCCATTAGTTCCATCGTTCTTGGAACCAGTCTGCTCACAGCGCGCGGAATTCCTGTTGCCGGCGAATACGAGATTAAGAATGTTCAAGCGATGAAAATTATGGATTCTTTCCATGCCGGTGGCTCATTCAGCGAGTATTATGCGACGGATTTCAACGACGATGTTGTGTTGCTGGGTCACGACGGTCCGGGACACATAGCAATCGCTCAAGGGAAAATCAAGGTAAGACCGCTCACTACATACCACGGCAAAGTGGGGCGCGGACTTTCAGTTGAAATGTCGGTGAAACATGGTCCGGTCACGCTTCTGTCAGTAGTTGAAACAGGAGAGGGAACAATCAAGTTGCTAGTCGCGGAAGCCGAATCGGTTCCCGGCCCTATTCTTGAAATCGGAAATACCAACAGCCGCTACAGATTCGCATTAGGCGCGCGAAGATTTATCAACGACTGGAATTCTCATGGGCCAGCCCATCACTGCGCAATCGGCGTGGGTCACATCGCTGCGAAACTCAGGAAGCTCGCTCAACTGCTCGACCTGCAATTCGTGCAAGTCTGTTAA